One genomic segment of Microcella indica includes these proteins:
- a CDS encoding aldehyde dehydrogenase family protein, whose protein sequence is MSRLTVPKTYKLYVGGKFPRSESGRTYEVTTPKGAFLANAAQASRKDARDAVVAARSAVGGWAGATGYNRGQVLYRIAELLEGRHAQFVDEIVQSEGVSAAAAGAQVDAAIDVWVWYAGWADKYAQVAGNANPVAGPYFNISVPEPTGVVAIIAPQQATGASLLGLAAVVAPAILTGNTVVVVAHERAPLSAISLGEVLATSDVPGGVVNILTGSPAEIAPWLAAHADVNALDLAGAGDLEWVDLQIAAAETLTRVLQPEPGIPAPSLDRIGAFVEIKTVWHTKAMR, encoded by the coding sequence GTGAGTCGGCTCACCGTGCCCAAGACGTACAAGCTCTACGTGGGCGGCAAGTTTCCGCGCAGTGAGAGCGGCCGCACCTACGAGGTGACGACGCCGAAGGGCGCGTTCCTCGCCAACGCCGCGCAGGCCTCGCGCAAGGACGCCCGCGATGCGGTCGTCGCCGCGCGCAGCGCGGTGGGCGGCTGGGCCGGAGCGACCGGGTACAACCGCGGACAGGTGCTCTACCGCATCGCCGAGCTGCTCGAGGGGCGTCACGCCCAGTTCGTCGACGAGATCGTGCAGTCGGAGGGCGTCTCGGCGGCCGCCGCGGGCGCGCAGGTCGACGCGGCGATCGATGTCTGGGTCTGGTACGCGGGCTGGGCCGACAAGTACGCGCAGGTCGCGGGCAACGCCAACCCCGTCGCCGGCCCGTACTTCAACATCTCGGTGCCCGAACCGACCGGTGTCGTCGCGATCATCGCGCCGCAGCAGGCTACGGGAGCCTCGCTCCTCGGCCTCGCCGCGGTCGTCGCTCCCGCGATCCTCACGGGCAACACGGTCGTCGTCGTCGCCCACGAGCGCGCGCCGCTCTCGGCGATCTCGCTCGGGGAGGTGCTCGCGACCTCCGACGTTCCCGGGGGAGTCGTCAACATCCTCACCGGGTCGCCTGCCGAGATCGCGCCGTGGCTCGCGGCGCACGCCGACGTCAACGCGCTCGACCTGGCCGGTGCGGGCGACCTCGAGTGGGTCGACCTGCAGATCGCCGCGGCGGAGACGCTCACGCGCGTGCTGCAGCCCGAGCCGGGCATCCCGGCGCCGTCGCTCGACCGTATCGGCGCCTTCGTCGAGATCAAGACGGTCTGGCACACGAAGGCGATGCGCTAG